GGCCGCTGCCTGGCACTCCTCCTCTCGCTGATTGCGATTCATCTGCTCGGGGCTCAAGCAGTCGCGAAAGACGATCGGCTGCAGAGGCTCTTCACGCGATTTGAAGCCATTCACACGGAATTCGCTGAGGAAATGGAATCGATCGCTCAATTCTGCGAGCAAAATAGCTACTTGACCGACGCTGAACGAATTCGCCACCGAGCGCAATACTCGCAGCGGTCCGCTCTTGATATTCGAGAACTTCCGGAGCAGATGGCCCCTCCGCTTCCGCGAGATCTTAACCCGATTCAAAAGCAGTGGCGAATCAAACTTCAGGCAGTCGAGAAGGATCATGCGATCCAGTTGTATCGACTCGCCCGAGAAGCAATCGAAGCTCGGCATCCGAGTTTGGCATTTCAACTCATCCGACACGTTTTGTACTTTGATCCCGATCATCGGTATGCCAGAGAGTTGCTCGGATACGTTCAGGATGACGACCGCTGGACGACTCCGTTTGCCCGTCGCATGAAGTTGAAAGGCTTCGTTGATCACCCTCAGTTTGGATGGATTGCGAGCGAGAACGTCAGTCGTTACGAAAACGGTGAACGACTTTTTAAGGGCAAATGGATTAGCGCCGAGCGAGAGAAGATTCTGCGGAGCGAGTTCAAGAACGCCTGGGAGATCGAGACCGAGAATTTTCTGATCCAAACGAATCACTCGCTGGAACGGGGCGTCGAACTCGGGCGGAACCTCGAAATGTTCCACCAGTTCTTCATGGAACACTTCACAGCGATCTTCAGCACGCCTCAGCAGATGCAGCGACTTTTCAACGGGGCTGCTTCTCCATCAAGAGTTCGGCGCGATCCGCATCGAATCGCGTACTTCCGAAACAAAGACGAGTTCATCAGAGAACTGAAGGCGATCGAAAGCCGAATCGAAATTGCGAACGGGTTCTATCTTCCACGAACACGAACAGCTTACTTCTTCCACGTTGACGATCCGGAAGCGAAGGAAAGCAACATCGAAACGATGTTTCACGAAGTCACCCATCAGTTGCTAGGCGAAAGCAGTTCTAAAACGATCGAGGTGGGCGAACACTATCACTTCTGGGTGATCGAAGGCTTCCCCTGTTACATGGAGTCCTTTGAAACGACCGAAAGTGCATCAGACCCATCGGGCTTCGAACAATCTGCAAAAGCACTCTCGATCGGTGATCCCGAACACCCCCGCATCTACTGGGCGAGAAAGAAAGCTCTCGAAGAGCTGTATTACATCCCCATGCGACGATTCATGGTGATGGGCAAACGCGAGTTTATGCGCCCCGAGGACAACGATGTCCTGCATGCTTATTACAGCCAGGCGACCGGGTTGTGCCACTTCTTCCTGCACTACGAGGGAGGCATCTATCGCGACGCGTTCATGGAATACCTGTCGCAGATTTATAGCCCTGATGATCGAGTTCGCCTCAATACGAAAACGATGGAGCAGCTACTAGAGATTCCGTTTGAGACGCTCGATCGCCAGTATCTCGACTACCTCAAAACTCTGTAGATCGCTGATGTTTATCGCGGACCTAAATGAGCTCAAGATGCGACGCCTTCTTTGAATTTCGAAGTGCTAAGTTTCAGCGACTTCAAGATACGGGTCGAGTCCCATTTGCCGAAACTTCTTCTTCTGATCTTTGTCAAACTTCAGCAGCTGTTTCCTCAGCAGAACATGTCTCTTCTCCAGATTCTCTTGCAGAGATTCAAACCGGCGAACCCAGCTTGAGGAGAGCTCTCCGATGGAATTCGGATTCGCTCTGCGTCGAAAAGACTGCAGCTGCGATGGCTTCATAACTCGCAACAATTCGTCGTCGAGTGAGAGAAAGAACTGATAGCTTCCCGGATCGCCCTGTCTGGCGGATCGTCCAATCAACTGGCGGTCAATCCGTTTGGAACTGTGCATTTCTGTCGCGATCACATGCAGTCCGCCAGCTTTGCGAACTTCTTCCGAGAGAAGGATGTCCGTTCCGCGGCCTGCCATATTCGTCGCGATGGTAATTCTGGCGCGCTGCCCTGCCTGTTTGACGATCTCCGCTTCCTGTTCGTGGTAGAGCGCATTGAGAACTGTGTGAGTTAGGTTCTCTTCTTTCATCTTGACCGAAAGTGCGTGGGACGCTTCGACGGATGGAGTTCCGATCAAGACGGCACGACCACCCACGATGTACGTTTTGACTTCCGCCAGGACGGCATTGAATTTTGACGCTTGATCAACAAAGACTCGGGTTGGGCTCCCGGTCCGGATACACGGACGGTTCGTTGGAATCACAGAGACCTTGAGATCATAAACGCGTTTGAATTCGCTTCGCGCCTGCAACGCTGTGCCTGTCATGCCTGCCAGATGTTCGTAGTGACGAAACAGTGCCTGAATCGTAATTCGAGCTGCTGCGCCGGTCGACTCTGTCAGATCGAGTCGCTCTTTCGCTTCGACTGCTTGATGCAGACCTTCCTGCCACTTGCGTCCATCCATCTTGCGACCGGTTCCTTCATCGACAATGACGATCTCTCCATCATCGATGACGTAGTCGCGGTCTTTCTCGAAGGCGAGTTCCGCAGTGAGTGCTTTCTCGATGTGCTGGTAAATCTGCTCGGTATCAATCGTGTCCAACAGCACGGGTTTGGACATGAGCGTGACGTGGCGGCATCCGGATTCTGTAAGGAAGACAGTTCGTTTTTGTTGATCGAATAGATAGTCGCTGTTGATTTCAAGACGCTTGATCGCTGTGCGGCACCATCGATAAAGGCTGATGACGGCGTCTTTGTTTTTCTCCTGAACTCCGATGATCAATGGAGTCCTTGCTTCGTCAATCAAGATGCTGTCCGCTTCGTCGATCATCGCGAAGTAGTGGCCGCGCTGAACCGGCATGGAAGATTCGCTCTCTTCGGTGAAGATCTTTCGATTGGATATCAATCCGGAGTCAGCACCCTTTTTGATTCGATCTCGAAGAAAATCGAATCCCATCTCGCTGGCGGTCCCGTATGTGATGTCGCGAGCATACATTTCGAGGCGTTCAGAATCGCTCTTTTCTTGTGTGACGCAACCGGTCGTCAGTCCCAGCTGTTCGTAGACTCGCCCCATTTCCTCAGCGTCACGAGCGGCGAGATAGTCGTTTGCTGTGACAACATGAACTCCCTTCCCGACAAACGCACGCAATGCGACAGGCAGGACCGCGGTGAGCGTTTTTCCTTCACCGGTTTGCATTTCGGCAATGTGCCCTTCGAAAATCGCCTGGGCTCCCATCACCTGAACTTCGTAGTGGCGTTTGCCGAGAGCGCGATGGGATGCTTCAATCGTGAGCGCAAATGCATCCGGGAGGATCTGAGCAAGCGACACTCCCGACCGTGCCTTCCACTTCATCTCACGAGCCAGAGTTGCCAGTTCTTGAGAAGTGCGATTCTGGAGCGATTCAGACTTTCTGATAATCAGCCGGGCTTGTTTTCTCCAATGGGCGAGGCGGTCGAACAAAGCAACTCCCGATCCGTGCAGTGTCTGCGACTTGAGCGTTTTTCGATTCACTGGACGAAACAACGCATGAAAAAAGAAGTCAAATTATGAGTGTCTGTACCTCGAGAAGTCATCGACTTCTGGTTTGAGCGTATCGTATCCCGTCGAACTCAGCCCGCAAGAGGACTTGCACCACCAGCAATTGAAACGAAAAAGAGCCATTCTGCACGAACAGAATGACTCTTTCTGAATTGTGTTGGCCGTTCACGGCGAGTGCGATAAGTGCTGTCTCGCCAAAACATGCTATTCGACGTAAACATCCCATGTGTCGAGGTCGCCGAGGTAATTGTCAAACAGCGAAGCTTGGCGAAGAAGGAGGAGGCCATAGCTGTCGAAGTCGACTGTTTCCTGATAGACCGCCAAACCGTATTCGCCGTTGAATTCTGAAACGATCTTTTTCACAGAAGCGTTGAGGGTTCCCTCATCTTCTTCTTCGAGTTTGACGCCGTTCTCGGCATTGTCGAATGCCTGAACTTTCTTGAAGTCTGCGAAGAAGTCTCCCTCACCGGTTTCGGTGAAGTCGATGCCATCTTTTCCGTTTTGGCTGGCGTCAACGTTTCGGACCTTTGCGAAGAAGTCGCCGAAGTCAGCTTCTTCGATGGCGATTCCTTCCTCGTAGTAGTTTCCGAATGCGAGGACGTTTTTGAAGTCGACGTAGACGTCTCCGTCTTGTTCTTCGTCAAGTTTGATGCCTTCGTCGTTGTTCCAACTTGCGTCGACTTTCTTAAGCATCAATTCGACGTCGCCTTCCCCTTCTTCATCCAGGTCAAGACCTTCGTCGTAGTTGTAGCTCAGGCTCGTCTTCATGATCGAAGCATAAATTCCGCCATCCCCAGCTTCGTCGATGTCGAGACCATCATCGAGATCAGCTTCGTTGAAGAACCCGTTGTCATCAAAAGTGGAGTTCTTGACAGTCAGGTAGACGCTTCCATCTCCTCGCTCGTCGAGTTCCAGTCCATCACCACCGTTTCCGTCAATTCGGGAGTTCTTGATCTCCGCGTAAATGTCCCCTTCCCCGCCCTCGTCGACCCGGACACCGTCGTAGTCGAGGTCACCGATTCCGTTGTTAAAGAAGTTACTCTTGTTGAGCTTCAGCTCAATGCTCGCATCGGAATCGTTCAGCTGATCGGCGATGTGCAATCCGAACAGGTCGCTATCCAATACTGTCAGGTTCTTTCCTTCAAACGACACAGTTCCTTCCGCATCTGCCGAGATCGGAACGTAAATGCCGTTGAGTCCGCCGATGAGTGTCATCTTCTGCAGGCTGAGATTCGCATTCCCCGTCGACTCGAACAGATTGAACTGTCCGATGTCATCTCCGACTGTCTGAAGCGTGACGTTCTTGCCATCGATCTTGAGATCCTGAGCCCCGGTGAATTCGACAGTCGACTCGAGATTCACGAGATCGACGGAATTCTTGAACTTGATTTTGGTGATCGATGAATCGGCGTTGGCCTGCTCGATCGCGTCGCGAAACGAACCATCACCACTATCTGCTGAGGAAGTCACCATGACCGCAGACAGAAGTGTTCGCGATTCGAGACTTTCAGTTTCACGAACTGATTGATTCTTACGGCGTGTGGTTGTCGGTCGGCTGAGTGACAGTTTTGGAAGCATGAATTTCCTCGTATGTCTGAGTGGTTAGAGAATTGATTGCGAATGCGGAAGACTGTCTCCTCTGGGTAGTCAAGATGGTTTGAGGAAAGAAATTGTGATGACTGTAGGAATTCTTCGTTAACTGATGATTCGTCCGAAAGAACCGGGGCCACGCAAATGGGACTGCACGCGGTCCAGCGGGGATCGCTGTCGATGCGTAACTGTAACACTGCATAGATTTTAGGTGATGAGTTGGTCACCGAAGCAGTATGAGCCATCGGGTACGGTTACTCTTTGCCCGTCGAGAAACAACTTTTCCTATTCTTCGCAAGCACCCTGGTTGACGTAACCGGATTAACGCGCACGTCCAATACAAAGATCACATCACGATCGGGGTTCTATCTGAATGGACTGTACCGCTGAAGCGTGTTGTACCGATTCCTCAAGCAACGTCAGGACTCTCATGAGTGAGGTCCTTTCCATCAGGCCCGACGCCTTCACCCATTGTGAGGGTTGTCTGTCAGCCGTGTAACGGATTGAGGTGATTGAGATGCACTTGGGGATTCGACTTCTCCTATTGGCGTGTATGGTCTTCTCGGGTTGTGCACACACTGTGAAGAGCCAACCTTACGTAACGCAGGGCATCCCAAGAGAATTGGAGATGATGTCGCTGCCAGAATACCGCGTCGCTCCACCGGACGTTTTGATCATCGAGGCGATCGACAACATTCGGCACCCCGACAGCTTGTTAATGCCGGGCGATACCGTCTTCCTGCAGGTCGCTTACGGTCTTCCCTGGGAGATCCTGACCCAGACGGACTCGATCGACGAAGTTCGCGCTGTCATTGATGTTGAACGCTCGTTCAAAGACATCAATGGGAACTTCCTGATCGACTTCGAAGGAAATGTCGACCTTGGACCGTTCTACGGAACCGTCAAGGTGGCCGGTCTGAGTAAAGAAGACGCCAAGAAGTTGATCAAAGACCATCTTGTTGCATCCAACGATCTGGCAGAGCCGAAGGTGAGCCTGCAACTGATCGATATCAACGCCAAACAACCTGTCGGCGGGGAACATCTGATTCGTCCCGACGGAACTGTCTCGCTGGGATCGTACGGAAGCGTGTACGTCTCCGGGATGACTGTCGACGAAATTCGAATGGTGGTTGAAGCGTTCCTGAAACCGCACCTGAATCAACCGCAAGTGAACGTGGATGTTCTCGCGTACAACAGCAAGAGCTACTACGTGATCACCGACGGTGGCGGTTATGGTGAGCAGGTGATTCGACTGCCTGCGACCGGAAACGAAACAGTTCTCGATGCGGTTGCTCAGATTGAAGGACTCTCTCAGGTGTCGTCCAAGAACATCTGGGTCGCACGTCCAGCTCCTGCAGGGATGGGAGTCGCACAAATTCTCCCGGTGAACTGGCGTGAAATTGCTGCCGAGGGTGTGACCGCAACCAACTACCAGCTGATGCCGGGTGACCGGATTTACATTCAGGCCGACCGCCTGATCAAGCTGGACAACACATTCGCGAAGATCATCTCTCCAGTGGAACGTGTCTTCGGTGTGATTCTCCTCGGGGATTCAACATGGGATTCGTTCTACCAGATTGGCAACCAGGGAGGCGGCGGGTTCTAGAGCAAGAGGGTTTCCATCGCAGACCCGCAAGAGCTGTCTGACTCAGCAAATTGCCGTCACTGTTCATGCGGATCTGCGAGAACAACATCGAAACTCCTTTCGTCGCCTGCTGTGCTTTCCTGAACGAAAAACTGTCGGCTGAAGCTTTCCTGAAATGAAGGTCCGCGATCATGCGACTGCAAAAAGTTGTGATTACTGCTTCTGTGCTCGGTGCTGTGGGATGGAATACTCTTCCCCTGCAGGCGGGCGATCTGTTCGGCTGGTTCTCTAAAGACAAAGCCTGCGACACCGAAGTGCAATATTACGAGGAGAGTGGTCCTATCAGTCGATTCTTCGACTACGATCGGATTCACAACAAATCGATGCCGAAACGCAAAGCGAGAGTGGAAGCGTGGCATACCTGGCACCGGTGGTTCTTGAACCCTGTGGTGACTCCCGACAACACCTGCAACTACGGATACTTCGAGACTCAGTGGAGCCGCTCTCCTTACGAAGGGTCTCGGATCTGTCCTCCAGGACAAGTGATCGAGTCGGTCCCATCGGGGGGACATTCGGTTCCACAGTATCCGTCCATTCCAGCGAGTCCTCCTGTTCAACTGGACTCTCCGGAAGTTCCGACAGAAGTCCCCACGGGAGCACCGCCAGCACCTGCTTTTGAGGCAGCTCCTGCCGAGACCGGAATGGCTGTTCCGCTGTTTCGGACCGGACGTCACACATTAGCTCCGCCTCAAGAGGCGACAGGCGTAAACCCACAAACGACTGCGATCCCGCAGCCTCGTCGGGATTTTCCGTCGCAGGTTCCGCAGTCGACATTTCCGGACTCCTCGGCGAGTGCGGTTTCAGTCGTCGACTTTCGAGAGTCGGAGATGCCAATCGTCCTAAAACTCGAAGAGTTGCCCTATCAGGGAAAGGCGAGAGCTCCACAGCCTGAAGAGAATCTCGTTGCGAGTGTGCAACAGCCAACGACAGTGCAACGAACGACAATAGAACGCGTCGGCTTCGTTCGTCTCCAAGACAATCGGCCGACGGTCGTCCATGCCCGTCACGGGAATCGTCCCGGATACTCCAAACCGGCGCCAGCTCCTGGCGACGAATTAGGGTTTGCCACAATCGAGGGAACACCTCGCGCGTCGAACGAATTCCACATCTTGCACACAACTGTCGAACTTCCAGCGTTTCCCATCCGGAGCACAATGCCACGATTGGGACCTGTGTTTGAGTAGACCGCGTCGAGTACTTTCAAAGTCGTGATTTTGAGATCGGAAGATTGAGTCGATTTCCGAATCATGAGCATCATCGAAGAGCGGCGTCATGCTTGATGGAACGCAGACATCGTCACGGGAAATCGTTCCGGTAGAGCTCTCAGAAGACACGAAAATGATTTTAAGGTGAGAAATCGGCTCGCGCACATGCAATAATGTCATGAACCGTTCTCACTTGAGAATTCACTGGCAGCATTGTCAATCGTTGTCCAATTCAATGAAGGGACTGACATCATGGTGAGAAAAACAAGCTATCTGTTCGTCATCGCAATCGTGATGTTGTCCGGAAAATTTGCAGCTGCGCAAACGAGAATTGCGCCTGCACCGTTGCGGCCACACCTGACACCAACGACCAGCCCGTTTCTCTTTCTCGGAAACGGTCGCTTTAACTCAGCATTGAGTTACTACCAGAGAATTCTTCCGGAACGAGAATTTCGTCAGGCGAACCGAACCAATTACGGTCTGATCCAAGGTTTGGAAAAAGACGTGACCGTCCTGCGACAACGAGAAGAACAACTGGCTGACGATCAGTTGAAGCCAACTGGTCACCGGGCACACTTCTTCAATCCTGGAAACCACTTCAACAACACCGGAAGCTATTACGACCGAAGTCAGTTGCGAGGTCGCTAAGCCCTGATCTCTTCGTTGAATCGGGTGGACCGTTAGAGGATTCCGTGCAGTGGTCCACCCTGCTGAGCCAAAGCATCGACTTTGGCTGTAACTTTAGGGTCCTCAGTCAGCGGCGGGGCGTGCTTTGGCTTTATTCGGGCATCGATCACCAGAGACCCGCGACAGCCCCAGTGCTTATTCTCGATGAAGCTCTCAATGCCATCGATGTCAGCTGCCGGGTTCGACCGAGTGAATACGGTCCACAGAAAATTGTTGAGCGACCGGGCAGTGAATTCTGAATCGTCGACCAGGACGCACAGCGGAAATCGGTTGATGGGGTCGCCAGCCGAAAGCTGATCACAAAACGCTTTTAGAACGTGATCGTCAGCTCTTTCGCACCTTGGAGCTTGGACTGCCAGAACTCCGGGAAGCGCGACCTTCGGTGTCGAAAATCCGAATGGGAGTCGAAGCGACTCCGGAATCTCTCGCGAAAGCTCCCGCACAGGCTTTCCCGCCGCCGCGACGACGACTTTCGAGCCGGCGTTGAAACCATCTCCGGAATAGTCGAGTGTGTCGATCGTGGTCTTTGTCTGAAAATGCAAGTCGCGACGCCAATCAACTCGCTCCAGCATGTGATGGAAAAACTTGTCGATGTCGTGCAGGTTCAGATCCGGCGCATCTTCCTCAGCAGCGATGAACAGGTATTTGGCCAGCGAAAGTTGTCCCTGTCCAAGGATTGCATTCGCTTGAGTCAAAATCTCTTGAGGGATTCGCTCTTCAGCGTAAGGGACATACCGTTCGCTTCCGATGGCCAGAAGCAATGGATGCACACCCGCAGCATCGACCGCGTGGACTTGCTTCACTCCGGGCAAGACCGATGGAATTGCTGGGCCGGTGATCTCGTGAATAATTTCTCCGAATGAGGTGTCCTCTTGCGGCGGTCGACCGACGACCGTGAACGGCCAGATTGCCCCGGTCCGATGGTAGACGCGTTCGACTTTCAAAACTGGAAAGTCATGTCGCAAGCTGTAATAGCCGAGGTGGTCTCCGAACGGCCCTTCCTGTTTCAGTCGCTGCGGATCGATGGTTCCCGAAATACAAAAGTCCGCCTCAGCAATCAGTGGAAGATGATCTTTCCTGCGAATCATTCGAACGCGACGACCGCCGAGTGCTCCCGCAAACGTCAATTCAGAAAGTCCTTCCGGAAGTGGCATGACCGCCGACAATGGAAGAGCCGGTGGTCCGCCGATGAGAATGTTCACCTTTAATTGTTCACCGCGACGAATTGCAGCGGAGTGGTGAACGCCAATACTTCGATGTATCTGGTAGTGAACACCCACTTCGCGATTTGGCGTGTAATCGTTTCCAGCCATCTGGATTCGGTACATTCCCAAGTTCGATTTCTGCCACCCCGGATGAGCGGGATGTTCCGAGTAAACCGCCGGCAGTGTGACGAACGGTCCTCCATCGTCGGGCCAACTCACGAGTTGCGGAAGTTGATCGAGAGATGTCTGATTCTGCGCCAGTGGACCGTTCGAAACGTACTTGGGCTGCATCGCCCACGCGACGGGAAAAGCTCGCCCGTACCTCAGTGGATTTTTCATCGCGACGGCTGGGTCGATCTTGATTTCGACAAGACGTTTCACGAGATCGAGTGTGTCGCGAAACAGAAACCGTGTTCGCTCAATCGTGCCGTACAGATTGCTGAGCATCGGAAACTGACATCCCTGGACATTCTCAAACAGCAGTGCCGGTCCGCCCGCCTGATAGACACGCCGCTGGATTTCGGCAGCTTCGAGATGCGGATCAATGGGTGTCGAGATACGAACCAGATGTCCGTGTTTTTCGAGATCGACGACGCAGTCTTTAAGATTTCGGTAACCCATGGCGTTTCGTTTTGGCGACTGGTTTCAAACGTTTTCTCATCCCTCAGTCTTCTCCGTGAAGCTGGGAGATGGATTTCAAATTCATTTGAAGTCAGGCGGTTCGGGAGTTGTTGGAGAATCCGTCATTGAACGCGGTTCGCCGAATCGTAGCGGATTGCGTACAATCATGAACTGAATTCCAACTGAGCGAGGTTCAACTTTCACTCAGACATCCGCAATTCCCATCTTGCGATAACATAAGGACCTGTATGCGTGGCCCATCTGTGAGAATTCGATACGACGTCCGGAGACTCTGGAAGTGTCCGGAGTGCGGGTATGAACGAAAAGTCGACGCCCGCCACACGTCTGTCCGCTGCCATTGCCAGGATGGGAACTTCTTTATGCGACTTGTCGAGCCGAAGCGGTTCGTTCGTCCTGAGCTGAGCGAGTCCGACTGCTACGTCACAGAAGACGACTTTCCCGAAGAACCTGGGAGCGGACCCTCAATCGAGAATTCTCAGACAGCGGCAGCTGCATCGACCGAGTCTCAGCCGAGCGAAGCCGTTACTGCGGATGCATCAGAGCAGTCAGAAGAAGCAACTGCCAGCGAATCTCCTCGCAACGAAGTCAGTCAAGATTCGGTTGAAGTGACGGAAGCTGATTCGGAACCTCAAGTGGAAGCCGGCGCAGTCGAACCGAGTGCAATTGAAGACAAGGAAGAGTCAACACATCCTAAACCGGCATCGGAGTCGACTGTCGCGAAGGAGCAGGCTCCCGGGGAGCGGTCAAAGAGACGGTCGCGTAAACCCTCGTCTTCCGATTCAAAGAGTCGCGATGGCAACGCTCAACCCAACGCCAAATCGCGGTCTCGACGACGGAAGAAACGTCGCAAATCTGACGGGGCATCTGGAGAAGCGGGGGCCAACAAGAGTCCTCAAGGGAAACAAGCTTCGAAGGAAAACCCCTCTAAACCACCGGGTGATTCAACGAAGAATTCTTCAGAGAGTGATTGAAAGAGCGTCAGCGCTGACGCGAATTCTTTAAGTTCAGAGTGTCGACCATGCCATCGTTTGAGTATTCAAAATTTGACGGTTCAAAGAAGTTTTCTCCGCAGTCGGCAGATCAGCTCTTTGACAAATTCTCCGAGTTCCTCATGGACTACGGAGACGCCGTTCTCGAATCCCTGAATGACTGGGAAGATGAGAATCCCGACGTCGTCGAGGCATTAATCAAGCAGGGATACGTCTCGAAAGATCGGGATGGCACGTTCTCAGTCACTCCGAAGGGCCTGAAACGAGTTGAGAACAAGGCACTCGAAGCTCTCTTTCAGATTCAGAACAAAGACAAACTCGGTCGGCACGAAACAGAGTTTCGTGGGCCCGGTCAGATGAAAACTGAGGAATCCAAACCGTACGAGTACGGTGACCCAGTTTCGAATCTGAACATGCACGAAACGTTGAAGAACGCCATTTACCGTCAGGGAGGAGGGTCGCCCGTCTCGATTCACGAAGAAGATCTTGAGATCTTCGATACGGAGTACCAAACATCATGTGCGACCGTTGTGCTCATCGACATGTCGGGCAGCATGATGCGATATGGAAAATATGCAGCTGCCAAGCGTGTGGCCATGGCCCTCCAAGGACTGGTTCGATCCCGGTATCAGTCCGACTTCCTGCAAATTGTCGGCTTCTACACCTATGCCACTGCGATGACCGAGCGGGATCTTCTCAACTCCGCGCCGAAGCAGGTGAGCATTTTCGATCCCTACGTCAGCATGCGAATCCCGCTCGATCAACCGCCTCAATTCGTTCCAGAACACTTCACCAACATTCAGGCAGGTTTGCAGTTTGCTCGACGAATTCTCAAACGCCAACCAGCACAGAATCAGCAAATCATTTGCATCACAGATGGTGAGCCGACAGCCCACATCGAGGGGCGTGAAATCGTGCTGCTCTATCCGCCAGCGGAGAAAACAGCACGCCACACATTGAACGAAGTCAAACGATGTGCAAGCGACGGAATTCAGATTTCAAGCTTTGCGTTGATCGAAGACTATTTTTACCACGGCCTGGTCAACTTTGTGGAACAGATGGCGATCGTTTCCAAAGGCATCTGCGCAACCTGCAATGCTCAGGACATGGGGAACATGGTGATCAACAGCTTCGTCAAAGGCCGCAAAACGAAGGCGCGAGTCTGATCACTCTGCGAGTCGAATTTCAATTACTGGCGCGAGTTGACGAAGTACATCAATTCCCTGTTCGAAACCCTTCGAACCTGCAGAGCTACGGTGAAAGCGAGAGTTCGATTGGAAAAAGATCGTTCGACGGAACGGATTTCAGTTCGGTCTGCTGAATTGTGTCGGAAGTCGTGTCTTGATACTGATCGGGAACAGTGTCTTCCGGTGCTGGCTCTTCCGATGGGCTGAGGTCAAGAGACGGAGATTCATCCGGTTCTGGGGCCGCATCGTCCAATGGTTCTTGAGTAGGAACTTGATCTTCGCTGTTTTGCTTTGGTTGTACAAATACCTCGGGCAAACCTTGTTGAAGATCAGATCGTTTTAGAAGGAGTTCCGCTCGTCGAAGTGCAATCTCAGCGGAGTGCTTCCGACTTGCGGCTTCTGTGAGATCTTGCTGAGTCCCGACTCCAGTTTTGAAGAGCTTTGAAACACGTTCGAGTTCAGTCTCGGCGGTTTCGAGTTCAAATTTCGCTTGCTCGACATCCAGAACGAGTAACTCTCTGTCAATCTCGCTGTGCTGCGGGGATTGTTGTTGAGGTGTGAATGTGAAGACCCCTCCAACGTTTTCTTGATTTCTGTTGCGTTGAGCCAATGCCTGCTGTTGTTGAAGGAGTGCCCGCTTCAGTTCGATCTCCGCGTCGATTAACTGTTCCTCGCTCTTTCGCAGCTCCATTCGCGAATCGCTGGGGACCCGTTCGTGAGACTCACTTTGAAGGGATTCTGGCACACCGAGACGCTTCAGATGATAGAAGATTCCATTCCTGGTGTCCTCAACGCTT
The sequence above is drawn from the Thalassoglobus sp. JC818 genome and encodes:
- a CDS encoding translocase; protein product: MNRKTLKSQTLHGSGVALFDRLAHWRKQARLIIRKSESLQNRTSQELATLAREMKWKARSGVSLAQILPDAFALTIEASHRALGKRHYEVQVMGAQAIFEGHIAEMQTGEGKTLTAVLPVALRAFVGKGVHVVTANDYLAARDAEEMGRVYEQLGLTTGCVTQEKSDSERLEMYARDITYGTASEMGFDFLRDRIKKGADSGLISNRKIFTEESESSMPVQRGHYFAMIDEADSILIDEARTPLIIGVQEKNKDAVISLYRWCRTAIKRLEINSDYLFDQQKRTVFLTESGCRHVTLMSKPVLLDTIDTEQIYQHIEKALTAELAFEKDRDYVIDDGEIVIVDEGTGRKMDGRKWQEGLHQAVEAKERLDLTESTGAAARITIQALFRHYEHLAGMTGTALQARSEFKRVYDLKVSVIPTNRPCIRTGSPTRVFVDQASKFNAVLAEVKTYIVGGRAVLIGTPSVEASHALSVKMKEENLTHTVLNALYHEQEAEIVKQAGQRARITIATNMAGRGTDILLSEEVRKAGGLHVIATEMHSSKRIDRQLIGRSARQGDPGSYQFFLSLDDELLRVMKPSQLQSFRRRANPNSIGELSSSWVRRFESLQENLEKRHVLLRKQLLKFDKDQKKKFRQMGLDPYLEVAET
- a CDS encoding polysaccharide biosynthesis/export family protein translates to MMSLPEYRVAPPDVLIIEAIDNIRHPDSLLMPGDTVFLQVAYGLPWEILTQTDSIDEVRAVIDVERSFKDINGNFLIDFEGNVDLGPFYGTVKVAGLSKEDAKKLIKDHLVASNDLAEPKVSLQLIDINAKQPVGGEHLIRPDGTVSLGSYGSVYVSGMTVDEIRMVVEAFLKPHLNQPQVNVDVLAYNSKSYYVITDGGGYGEQVIRLPATGNETVLDAVAQIEGLSQVSSKNIWVARPAPAGMGVAQILPVNWREIAAEGVTATNYQLMPGDRIYIQADRLIKLDNTFAKIISPVERVFGVILLGDSTWDSFYQIGNQGGGGF
- a CDS encoding UbiD family decarboxylase; the protein is MGYRNLKDCVVDLEKHGHLVRISTPIDPHLEAAEIQRRVYQAGGPALLFENVQGCQFPMLSNLYGTIERTRFLFRDTLDLVKRLVEIKIDPAVAMKNPLRYGRAFPVAWAMQPKYVSNGPLAQNQTSLDQLPQLVSWPDDGGPFVTLPAVYSEHPAHPGWQKSNLGMYRIQMAGNDYTPNREVGVHYQIHRSIGVHHSAAIRRGEQLKVNILIGGPPALPLSAVMPLPEGLSELTFAGALGGRRVRMIRRKDHLPLIAEADFCISGTIDPQRLKQEGPFGDHLGYYSLRHDFPVLKVERVYHRTGAIWPFTVVGRPPQEDTSFGEIIHEITGPAIPSVLPGVKQVHAVDAAGVHPLLLAIGSERYVPYAEERIPQEILTQANAILGQGQLSLAKYLFIAAEEDAPDLNLHDIDKFFHHMLERVDWRRDLHFQTKTTIDTLDYSGDGFNAGSKVVVAAAGKPVRELSREIPESLRLPFGFSTPKVALPGVLAVQAPRCERADDHVLKAFCDQLSAGDPINRFPLCVLVDDSEFTARSLNNFLWTVFTRSNPAADIDGIESFIENKHWGCRGSLVIDARIKPKHAPPLTEDPKVTAKVDALAQQGGPLHGIL
- a CDS encoding VWA domain-containing protein — its product is MPSFEYSKFDGSKKFSPQSADQLFDKFSEFLMDYGDAVLESLNDWEDENPDVVEALIKQGYVSKDRDGTFSVTPKGLKRVENKALEALFQIQNKDKLGRHETEFRGPGQMKTEESKPYEYGDPVSNLNMHETLKNAIYRQGGGSPVSIHEEDLEIFDTEYQTSCATVVLIDMSGSMMRYGKYAAAKRVAMALQGLVRSRYQSDFLQIVGFYTYATAMTERDLLNSAPKQVSIFDPYVSMRIPLDQPPQFVPEHFTNIQAGLQFARRILKRQPAQNQQIICITDGEPTAHIEGREIVLLYPPAEKTARHTLNEVKRCASDGIQISSFALIEDYFYHGLVNFVEQMAIVSKGICATCNAQDMGNMVINSFVKGRKTKARV